A genome region from Eurosta solidaginis isolate ZX-2024a chromosome 2, ASM4086904v1, whole genome shotgun sequence includes the following:
- the LOC137240738 gene encoding uncharacterized protein isoform X3 translates to MPEKRIAPVISSLEDFELKLPDYLKANTTLALLLDYDGTLAAIADDPNKTFMTVYVKKTLNKLAVHPKVFLAIISGRGLRDVQACVGIKGITYAGNHGLEIESGDGTRHDYALPAEIQKHYTLLVKELREKVENNGAWVEDKIVSATFHYRTSDLKEQQRQTAIQIIESHGFKANPAHEAVEAKPPVNWNKGEAAMLILKNKFGENWANEIKAIFAGDDNTDEDAMRLLQGYGKSFRISTDPEIQTYADFRLPRQDVVEDLLKWISNTYSN, encoded by the exons TTACCTTAAAGCAAACACTACACTCGCCCTTTTGCTGGACTACGATGGCACACTGGCCGCAATTGCTGACGATCCAAATAAAACATTCATGACAGTTTATGTAAAGAAAACgttaaataaattagccgtacaTCCTAAAGTTTTTTTGGCTATCATCTCAGGCCGTGGCTTGCGTGATGTACAAGCTTGTGTTGGCATCAAAGGTATCACATATGCGGGTAATCATGGCTTAGAAATAGAATCTGGTGATGGAACACGTCACGATTACGCGCTACCTGCTGAAATACAAAAACATTACACACTCTTGGTGAAGGAACTGCGGGAAAAAGTGGAAAATAACGGCGCTTGGGTGGAAGATAAGATAGTATCTGCAACCTTTCATTATCGTACTTCCGATTTGAAAGAGCAACAGAGACAAACTGCTATTCAGATCATCGAATCACATGGCTTTAAGGCGAATCCAGCGCATGAAGCGGTTGAAGCAAAACCACCTGTAAATTGGAATAAAG GTGAAGCTGCCATGCTTATACTGAAGAACAAATTCGGTGAAAATTGGGCTAATGAGATTAAAGCTATATTTGCTGGCGATGATAATACCGACGAGGATGCTATGCGA CTACTTCAAGGTTATGGCAAATCATTCCGCATATCTACCGATCCAGAAATACAAACTTATGCTGATTTTCGTTTGCCGCGTCAGGATGTTGTAGAGGATCTACTAAAATGGATAAGCAATACATACTCAAATTAG